One window from the genome of Desulforamulus ruminis DSM 2154 encodes:
- a CDS encoding YidC/Oxa1 family membrane protein insertase produces MFQSIVDGMTALMNWLYGLTGSIGIPSYALAIILLTILIKVILYPLSKKQMHSMVMMQKLGPEIKAIQDKYKNKDPQKMQQMIMDLYKENNVNPMAGCLPLLVQMPILIALYRALYAFPFKNPEHAHFFWVASLSHKDPYYILPLIAAVTTYFQSKMTTNAQDQTQRTMLYIMPVMIGWIASTVPAGLALYWVVFNVVGIIQQWFINKETLQMKEGVTGVESGRKGR; encoded by the coding sequence TTGTTTCAGTCCATTGTAGATGGAATGACGGCTTTAATGAATTGGCTTTATGGTTTAACAGGAAGTATCGGCATACCCAGTTATGCGCTGGCCATTATTTTGTTAACCATCTTAATTAAAGTTATTTTATATCCTCTTAGTAAAAAACAAATGCATTCAATGGTCATGATGCAAAAATTGGGACCTGAGATTAAAGCAATACAGGATAAGTATAAGAACAAGGACCCGCAAAAGATGCAGCAGATGATCATGGATCTTTACAAAGAAAACAATGTAAATCCCATGGCCGGCTGTTTGCCTTTGTTGGTGCAAATGCCTATTCTGATTGCCCTTTACCGTGCCCTTTACGCCTTTCCATTTAAAAATCCTGAACATGCTCATTTTTTCTGGGTTGCATCTTTAAGCCACAAAGATCCTTACTATATATTGCCTTTAATTGCAGCCGTTACAACTTACTTCCAATCTAAAATGACAACCAATGCTCAAGACCAAACACAAAGAACCATGCTTTATATTATGCCGGTCATGATTGGTTGGATTGCCAGTACGGTGCCTGCCGGATTGGCTTTGTACTGGGTTGTATTTAACGTTGTGGGAATCATTCAACAGTGGTTTATCAATAAAGAGACCCTGCAAATGAAA
- the yidD gene encoding membrane protein insertion efficiency factor YidD — MRKAVLFFLFFYQKFISPLKPRTCRFYPTCSQYSILAVEKYGVVKGLWLTIKRLAKCHPFHPGGYDPL, encoded by the coding sequence GTGCGGAAGGCTGTTTTGTTTTTTCTCTTTTTCTATCAAAAATTTATTTCTCCTTTAAAGCCCCGCACTTGTCGCTTTTACCCCACTTGTTCGCAATATTCTATTTTGGCAGTAGAAAAATACGGTGTGGTTAAAGGGTTATGGCTAACGATAAAACGATTGGCCAAATGTCATCCTTTCCACCCGGGTGGATATGATCCATTATAA
- the rnpA gene encoding ribonuclease P protein component, giving the protein MANFFSLKKNSEYRNVYRNGKSAANRYLVLYMFPNKGNGRRFGFSISKKVGKAVCRNRLRRILKEICRLNLDRFPDGQDYIFIVRQPSCDQDYHQLEKHLWHVFEKLNPQERL; this is encoded by the coding sequence ATGGCTAATTTTTTTTCTTTAAAAAAAAATTCTGAGTACAGAAACGTTTATCGTAATGGTAAATCGGCTGCAAACCGGTATCTGGTTTTGTATATGTTTCCGAATAAGGGGAATGGACGACGATTTGGTTTCTCTATCAGTAAAAAGGTTGGCAAGGCGGTTTGTCGAAATCGATTGCGCCGAATTTTGAAGGAAATTTGCCGGCTTAATTTGGATCGTTTTCCCGATGGACAAGATTACATCTTCATTGTTCGCCAGCCTTCTTGTGATCAGGACTATCATCAATTAGAAAAACATCTTTGGCATGTTTTTGAAAAATTAAATCCTCAGGAGAGATTATAG
- the rpmH gene encoding 50S ribosomal protein L34 has translation MKRTYQPKKRRHQKVHGFLKRMATKSGRNVLKRRRLKGRKRLSA, from the coding sequence TTGAAGCGGACTTACCAACCAAAAAAACGTAGACACCAGAAGGTGCATGGCTTTTTAAAAAGGATGGCTACAAAATCCGGCCGTAATGTTCTGAAGAGAAGACGCTTAAAAGGTAGAAAACGTTTATCTGCATAA